The genomic segment CTTATCCTTCAACATCTCATCGGTGATTCCGTTTACCTTGCCTGCCTCCTCCGGCATCGGCATTTCAGGATTGATAAGCACATTGTACCGGGCAATGACACCGCGCCGATCGAACTTTACCGCACCGATTTCGACAATTCGCCCCGATGAGGGATCAAGACCGGTTGTTTCGGTATCAAAAGCGATAAAGGCCGCCGTGTCGTATACGGCAGCCAACCAATCATAACTCGTCATTAGACAAGAGTGTCCAGTGCTTGAGCAAAAATTTTAACCTGCTGTTCCGCTTTGGTCTGAGCAGCGGCAACATCCTTACCCTGTACCGGCTGCGGGTGGATGATATAAAACTTGATCTTAGGTTCGGTACCGCTCGGACGGACACTGATAATTGTTCCGTCTTCAAGATAATACTGCAGCACATTACTTACCGGAAGATGTACTGTTTCTTTCTTATCGGGAGTAAGCGGATTATAGGAACATGATTGATCGATGTCGCGGATGGTGAGAACCTTTACACCGGCAATATCCTTTAATGCGGAAGTACGGAGTTTTATCATCATATTTTTCATAATTTCTACGCCTTCCGCACCCGGGAACACCTTGTTGATGGTTGTTTCGCAGAAGCAACCGTACTGTATAAAGAGTTCGTCTAAACGCTCTAACAAGCTCTTCCCTTGTTTACGCCAATAAAGCGACATCTCGGCGCAAAGTGCGGAGGCTGCAATTCCGTCTTTATCGCGGATTTCCATCCCGAAATTATAGCCGTAGCTTTCCTCAAAACCATAGATATAATGATACCCTTGTTTGGTAATCTCGTCAGCCTTATTGCAAATCCATTTAAAACCGGTTAGGCATTCAAAGGATTCAACTCCGTAACCTTTTGCGATGCGGTCGCACAGGTGGGACGTTACAATAGAACGAACAATAGCAGGTTTTGCCGGCATAACACCGAATTCTTTTGCAGTTAGGCAGAGGTAGTCGGTAAAAAGAGCACCCATCTGGTTGCCGGTGATAAGGTGCATCTTTCCGGTGCTGTCTTTTACCGCCGAAGCGAAACGGTCAGCATCAGGGTCGGTTGCCATTAAAATATCGGCGCCTTCTTTTTCCGCCAATTCAATCGCCATTTTAAGCGCAGCCGGGTCTTCGGGGTTAGGGTAGCTGACTGTTGGGAAATTTCCATCCGGCTGACGCTGTTCCGGCACGGTGATGATGTTAAAGCCCATATCGCCGAGTACTTTTTCGACATGCATCGCACCGGTACCATGCAGCGGGGTGTAGACAATTTTTACGGACTTGGACATTTCTTTAATAAGATCACCGCGGTGCAGCTTGGCTTTAACGCTCGCCCAGTATTTTTCGTCTATCTCTTTATCGATGATGATGAGTTTACCGTTCTTAATTGCTTCGTCGCGGTTCATCATGTTAATTTTCTTAACCGTGTTTACTTTGTCGATAATGCCCTTATCGTGGGGTGGAATAACTTGCGCTCCATCATTCCAATAGGCTTTGTATCCATTATACTGCGGCGGATTGTGAGAAGCGGTAACAACAACGCCGGTATCGCAGCCAAGCTGCCGGATTGCATAGGAAAGCTCCGGTGTCGGACGCAATGCCGAAAACAAATAGACCGTAAAACCGTTCGCTGCAAAAATGAGGGCGGTTGCCTCTGCAAACACATCCGAATAGCGGCGCGAATCGTGGGCAATAACGGCTTTTAATGTTCCGCTCTTTGCCTTTTCGGGGAAGGTTTCGATAATATAGTCGGCAAGTCCTTGAGTCGCCTTTTTAATCACCATAGGATTCATCCGGTTTGTTCCGCCGCCGATAATCCCGCGCAAACCACCGGTTCCGAATTCCAATTGACGGTAGAAGCGGTCAAACAGCTCTTTCTCATCGTTCTTTGCAATGAGCGCTTCTACTTCTTTTACGAATGCCGGATCAGTTTCTTCCGCCATGTACTGCTTTGCATAGGTCAGAATGGTATTACTATCCATGATCGAGTCTCCTCTAATAATCAACGTTCGGATATTTTCGACAGGGATCTAAAAATTCAAATCGTTTTCATATCCCGCTATCTATTTAGTGTAACCTTTTTTTATAGATTACGCAAGGTAAATACTTCACGGGTATATGCTTGAAAAAAAAATGATTTTGTGCTTTTATAGGCACATGCGCGGACGTACCGTCTTTTTATATATTTACCTTATTATTGTTTTTACCGTGCTTGCTGCAGGTTCGGCGATGCTGGGCTACTTACTGGCAGAAACGGCTGCCGTAAAGCAAAGTGAACAATTTACGGCTTTTAATCCCGATTTACCAACCCGGATACTTGATATACGCGGAGACTTAATTACCGAATTCTCTTCCAACGAGAAACGGGAAATTATTAAGTTTGAACAGATACCGCCTGCATTGATTAATGCGCTCCTTGTACGCGAAGATCGCAGCTTTTATCAGCACCGAGGCTTTACCTTAAAGGCGATTTTCCGTGCTGTTATCGGCAAGCTTACCCACAGAACACTCGGCGGCGGAAGTACCATTACACAGCAAATAGCAGGGCTTTTGTACTGTGACCGTACCGATATGAGTATTTCGCGAAAGGTAAAAGAACTGTGGTGGGCGGTTCAAATGGAACGCCGATACTCAAAAGACGAAATTCTCGAACTCTATTTGAATAAAGTCTATTTCGGCGGAGGTACCTACGGCGTCAGCGCTGCCTGTCGTTTTTATTTTGGACACTCCGTAGCGGAAATTACCCCTGCGGAAGCAGCGATACTGGTTATTCAGCTGTCAAACCCCGCCTATTACAATCCTTTTGAATACCCGAACCGCGTACAGGAACGCCAAGGTTACATCCTCGACGAGATGGTTAGGCTCGGTTATCTCACTAAAGAGGAACGAGACGAGTCCTACGATGAGTATTGGGCTCATTTCGATTATACCCGAACCGCTTCGTCCGCATGGTTTAACCGCGAAGATAAAGCCCGCTGGTTTTCCGAATATGTACGCCGCCAGCTTGAAACGATGATGTACGGCACGATGGATTTTTATTCCGATGGATATATTGTACATACCACTTGCGACCTGCGCCATCAAGCAGCAGCTGAAAAAGAGATGGGAGACTATATCCGCATTGCCAATAGCCGCGTAAGAAATACCCGTTCGCACCGATTTGCACAGAGCGAACTGTACAGCAACATCACTGCGCTCGTTTCACTCGCCTTTAATATTCCGGCACTCCATATCGATTCCGAACGGGTGCAAGCAAAAACCCTTTCCTACTATCGCAGCAATTTAAATCCTATTGTAGATATGTCGGCAATGCTCTTCGGTTTAAACAATCTCAAAATTACCGGTACAAAAAGTACGGCTAAGGTTCAAGATGAGCTTGCAAGAAAAACAGTTGAGGGAACGCTCATCTGTTTGGAAAATAATACCGGATACATTACGGCGCTCGTCGGTGGAAGTAAATTCGACGAATCGAATCAGATGATTCGGGCGACACAGGGGCGCGTCCAACCGGGAAGTTCATTTAAGCCTCTTCTGTATTCCGCAGCCTTCGACACCAAATTGATTACACCGGCAACCGTGCTGGAAGATACACCGCAGGTATTTCAAAACCAGAGCGGCGTTCCATATATCCCCAATAACTATGCAGGGCATTGGCAGGGTACTGTTCTCGCATGGAGAGCGCTTGCAAAGTCTCTGAATATTCCGGCAATTAAGGTACTCGATACAATCGGTTTTGATGCGGCAATCACCCGCTCAGCAGCGCTGCTCGGCATCACCGATCCGGACGAAATCGACCGCACGTTCCCGCGGCTATATCCGCTCGCGCTCGGTGTTATCAGCGTTGCACCCGTCCAGATGGCAAAGGCGTTTGCCGTCTTTGCAAATCAGGGGCGGCGGGTTGACCCAATAGCCATCCGAACCGTCGAAAACCGCAACGGCACCATTGTGATGGATCCCGAACGGGATTTACGGTTGGATCAGCGGCGGCGAGGAAATGCGATGCAGGTTATCAGCCCCCAAAATGCCTATCTTATGACTTCGGTACTAAAGAGAACGGTTACTGAAGGGACACTCGCTTATGCTTCAAGCAGCGGTTCAAAGTTCCGTTATAAGGATAAGAAAACCGGTAAGTATTTTTCTATGCCTGTTGCGGGTAAAACCGGTACGACCCAAAACTGGTCTGACGCATGGACAATCGGTTTTTCTCCGTATTATACTGCCGCCGTTTGGTTCGGGTATGACAAAGGAGGTCAGTCGCTCGGTCTTGATAACACGGGGGCGACACTTGCAGGACCGCCGTGGGCAAACTTTATGAAGGCAATCCATGAAGATATGCCGTATCGGGACTTTATTCGGCCTGAAACAGGATTAACTGCCGTTTCGGTTTGTTCAAAATCCGGAATGTTGCAAACGCCGTACTGCAACGAAGGAACAGTGTCGCTCTACTTTTTATCCGGTACAGAACCGACAGAGGCGTGTACTTATCATGAAGCAAACAATGTACTGCTCGAAATTGCAAAAGACCGTCTACGCAAAAGCAATTACAGTACCGGACAAGCGCCGGTCGACATTATTAAAACGGATGTACTCATTGACCCGCGTATTTTTGAAGACCCTGAACCGAGCAAACAAAGACGGAGGGGAAATACTTCCTATACGACAGATTCATCTATAACCGGCGATCTTACAGTACCTTCCAGCTCAGACAGCATTTTTGAATCTAACCCATACTTACGCTCAGGTGAAGATGAGACATCCGAAAATCAGTCTTCGACGTTGACTCCTCAGCAAGAACAAAATGCAGCAATTCAACAGGGGCAGACTTCGGGAACATCAGGAGTGGGCAATACGTTGCAGCCGCCGATTCCTCAAACACATTTGGAAACGATCGACGAGGGAACCCCTTTACCGTCTTTCCCGCCCTTAGAAACTGCCCCTTCCGGCGCCGAATCCGAAACACAGGAACAGGACAATGGAACAATACAGGATGAAGGTATTAACCCGTGGCTATAAGGGAGTTTTCACAAAGGAGCAGATAGGACACAAACGCAAGTCGCATACACGTGTCTTATAAAAGGATAAAACATGAGTGAACAACCGTACGTCCGCCCAACTTGGGATGAATATTTTATGGAAGTGTGCCGTGCAATTGCAAAACGTGCGACCTGCGATCGAGGCAGATCCGGTTGCGTTATTGCGCGGGATAACCAGCTCTTGGTTACCGGCTATGTGGGCGCTCCTCGCGGGTTACCCCATTGCGATGACGTAGGGCATCAATTTAAAAAGGTGCAGCATGAAGACGGTTCCATCAGTCAACACTGTGTCCGTACCGTTCATGCAGAGCAGAATGCCATTTGCCAAGCGGCAAAACGGGGTATCAGTATCGACGGCGCAACGCTCTACTGCAAAATGACCCCGTGCCGAACGTGTGCAATGCTGATTATCAACTGCGGTATCAAACGGGTTATTGCCGAAAAACGGTACCACGATAGCGCCGACTCAATCGAGATGTTCAAACAAGCAGGGGTTACGCTCGAACATCTGAATGATACTATTGAAGAATATCAAGGCCAATAACTCTTTTGAAAATAGACGGCGCATCTACTGCGTCGCATTGCCAAAAACGTACAAGGAAGTACATTTTTCATCACAACATCGCAAATTAAGTCTAAGGAAAACCGGTGAGCAAAGGGCATCTTAAAAAACTGCAAGCCTATCGGCTTGTTCTGTAAAGAAATTCATTAACTTGTCCGCCTTGCGGACTGCGAATTAGCTTTTAGAGGTTCCCATAAGTATTATACACGAGATCTCAAACATAGCCTGCCGCATTATTCCTTATACACTAACTTGATGGGACAATGGTCGGAACCCAATACATCCGCTTTAATTGATGATTCGCAGATATTCGGTAAGAAAGCGTTGTCTACACAGTGATAGTCTATTCTCCATCCGATGTTTTTCTCGCGGGCATGAAAACGATAGCTCCACCACGTATATTGATGCGGTTCCGCACAAAAATGCCGGAAGGTGTCGGTATATCCTGCCTGCGTAAAGGTATCCATCCATGCCCGCTCTTCGGGCAGATAACCGGGGTTTTGCTCGTTTGCCTTTGGGTTGGCAAGATCTATAGGGGTATGAGCGATATTGTAGTCTCCGCACAGTACAATATGCCGACCTTCCTTTTGCAGTGCATTACAAAACTCAAGCATCGCTGCGCAAAAATCGAGCTTATAGCCGAGCCGCGCTCCTCCTTCTTGAGAGTTGGGAAAATAGGCGGAAATAACCGATACCGTTTCGAAATCGGCTACAAGCACTCGTCCTTCATCGTCAAAAGCAGAAATGTTCATCGTACGGATATTGAGCGGTTCTTTTTTGCAGAATACGGCAGTTCCCGAATAGCCCGGTTTTTTGGCTGCCTGCCAGTATGTTTTATAAACTCCCTCTTTCCAAACAGGGTTGATCAGTTCCGAAGTCAGCTGCTCTTTACGAGCTTTTGTTTCCTGTAAACAAAGTATGTCAGGATTTTCGGTATAAAGCCATTCCAAAAACCCTTTTTTTTGTGCGGCGCGAATGCCATTTACGTTCCATGAAATAATTGAAGTCATAATCGGTATATGCCATAAAATCGTAAAATATGCAATGCGGTACATCAATTCGGCATAAAGAGAATGGGTTAAACTGCCGATATAAGCGTAAGAGGGCATCGTAGATATGCAATGCCGTTAAGGAAGAGGAATATGTCAGCAAAGAAAATAGTCTCAATAGTAGTCGCCGCCGTTTTATTCGGAGTATGGTGTTTTGCCGCCGAAACGGATACTGAAAGCAAATCTTTTGATGCGGATGTTGCAATCCGATTTTACGATCGCCGCGTATATTATCCCGGAAACGATGGAACGGAACCTATTTTTGTAAAGGTTTCCATTACCAATAAAGGGAGCAAACCGTTGCGGTTTAAACTGGCAAACGATCGTATGTTTAGCATTGATTTTTCGGTATTAAATACCAAAAACAAGAGCCTTGCCCATACTGAGCCGTGGATTCGGAAACGGAATACCAATCAGCAGATTTATTTCCGAGAAATTACGATAGAGACCGGGGAAACGTATGCCTTTGTTGAGAATGTAAAAGATTATATTACGATTGAAAGTCCGGGCGCATATATGCTTTCTGCCAATTTTTATCCTGAATTAAAACGCCTCAGCGATTCTTCAGAGATGCATGTATCTTCCAATAGACTCGGGCTTGAAATAAAGCCTTCTCCTTCGGCTGCTGCCCTTGGAGCCGTTCCGATCGCCTCTGTTTCACGGGAAGTGCTTCAGCCTCAGCCGATCTCCCCCGACAAGGTTATCAGCTATATGCTGACTGCCCGCCAAAAATCGCAGTGGGATCAATTCTTCCTATATCTTGATATTGAACGTATGATTGCCCGCGATCCGATACGGAGCCGCAGATATAAAGCGGAAGCAGAAGCTGGACGTATCAGTATGATCGACACTTATAAGCACGATCTTATGCAGTCGCGTACCGATAAAGACATCGCAATGATTCCGGTAGAGTTTACCATCGAGCGGACAACTTACAGCACGACTGAAGCGGAGGTTACGGTTATCGAATGGTTCGATTACACCAGCTTTCGCGAAAAGAAGCGCTTTACCTATAACCTTGCCTCCCGTGATGACATTTGGACGGTTTACGATTACAGCGTAGATAACCTCGGAACCGAGTAAGCAGAATAATATAGGCTGGTAATTTTGCGAATGCATTAGCTCTGTTGATAGGGCATTCGTGCCGTGGCGGTGCAGAAGTGTTAAAAAACGACCTAATGTATTCGCCCTGCTTCCGGCAGTATTTGTTTCCATGCGGCTAAAAGCTCTGCAAAGCTGAACCGTGCATTTGCAGGGCTGGTAGACGGGAGCTTAATAGCCGAAATTCCAATGTGTTTGATACATACTTCGTACGCTTTCGTACCGTTTGCAAAGACTGCTTGGATCGGCGCTTCTTGGAAAATACTGCTTAAATCCGCCGGTATGATGGACTGTATACTTGCATCGGCAGATCCGGTAATTGTACAGGCGGTAACGGCATCATACAGCGCAATATGATGGCGCAACAGCATCTCTCTTTTTTCTTTTATTGAATGAGGCTCTGCCTCGTCCAGCAAAGCGGCAAGAAGCGGCCAAAATCTGTTCCGTGGATGACCATAGTAGAATTCCTGCATACGGGATGCGGCAGAGGGAAAAGAACCTAAAATAAGAATACGCGATTTGGAGTTATATACCGGCGGAAAGGGATGAACAATTCTTTCAGTCATAGGATGATTGCGGGGCTATACGCCCCGTTTTTTAGCTAGCGATCTTCAGTGTAATTAATCGACGTAAGGAGCGTATTCAACCTAATCATCGGGTCTTCATAGCCTCTAAACGTAAACGTAACATGATAGCCTTTCTTAGACACCGCTGTTATGTCTCGCCCGATGCAGGGATAAATCGTATTCGATGTTTCGTATGGGAAATACTCGGGTTTTAAAATCGAAACACGATAATCATTACCGTCATACTGTACTTGCGCAAGATTGGCAGGGAAAGGTACTAGAAAGATTAAAAAATCATCGCTCTTGCTGCCGCCGATGCTAAGGCGGGTGCCTGACTTCATTACGTGAATATTTCGTTTTCCAATTAGTGTGGTTTGGTTATAGACGAAAAGCTCTGTCATTCCCGACTGCGAAGGCTTTGTACTGACCCTGCCGCTATAATAGCCGTGATTCAATCCCGGACGGCGGTTGAGATGGGTTTCTGCGCTGTTTAACAAGGCAAAACGCCCTTCGGCAGCACGGGATCGTTCTTGTGCAAGGTGATCAAATTGTGCTGCTGTTTCGGTTTTAGTTGCCGCAGTCGCTGCCGCTGTTTGTGAACCGAAGGTATTCAGGGTGTCGCGCGGATCGGTTTTATTTCCCAGCTGTTCGGGATAATATTTTGTTTGGGAAGCGGTAAGCGCTTCTCGCTGGTTCCTATTAAAATCGGTTTGTTGAACAGTATTGCTTTGCTGTCTTAAATCCGACTGTTGTCCGACCATCCGTGCGGCATATTTAACCGGTTCAGAAGCTCGGCGGCGAAGTATAAATATGATTAACAGCAGGATAAGGATAAATACCAGCGCGGCGAGTAGAATCCATAGAAGATTACCCTGCAGCAGTGACTGCATGAATGTCGGTTTAACGGTGAGTAATACGGCTGCCGCTTGGGAAAATGACTTATCTTGTTGTGCAAGGTCAAGCCGTATATCGGTACGGTGTTTCCCTTCTCTCCGTAAGCTGTCGGGCAGTGCAATCCGTATGGTAAGTTCGCTTTTACCTTCGGGAGGAATACGAACAATGATATTTTCCAGTTGCTGCTTTTGTGTTTCACTGCCGGTTGTCAAAGAAACACTTTGTAATTGTATTTCAACAGGTTCTGTCGCTTCATTAATAATAGTGAGCGGCAGTTCGGCGGTATTACCTGAGGTTTCTATACGTTCGGGAAAGATAATGTGCGGAATAGGGAATGCCGTGTCATTGAATTCCACCTCGCCTTCTTCCGGCAAACTGCTCGGTTCAATACCAAGGTTTTCCGTAAAGGCCTGCGACACATCGGTGTATTCTTTCGCTCCTTGTCCGGCGGAATCGCTACCTGTGCCGGTTCCCTGTCCGCCGGTTGCCGATACGGCATTTTGCCCTGCCATATTCGAACTGTCTGTTGTACCCGCCTGATTTTGAGCGTCTATGGTATTGCCGGTAGTGGAATTGGAATCCGCTGTGGCAAATGAATCGGTTACACCTTGCACGGTATTTGATCCGGAAGAAGCGGCAGCCGGACTATCGGTTCGTCCTGTTGCTTTGTTTTGTGCATTCGTGCCGATATCAGATGCGTATCCTTTCTGCCCGTTCGAAGTACTGCCTGTGCTGCCGGAAGCTGCACCCGAAGAAGATACTGCACTATCGACTCCTGATCGATCAAGCGAACCTGTAGCATCCAGCTTACCTGCATAAAAAGCTCCGTCCAAGTCCTTAATGACCGCATCGGAGGGGAAGGGCAGTTTTACATAATATACCTTCCAGCCATGCGCACGGATGGAGGCAGAAATCTTGGCTAATTCAGTCTTTACCTGTTCACCGGTATAGTCCCGGTATGGGCTTGATGCAGGAGGATTAAAAATACCGTCCGAAATAACAATAAGAATTTTTTCCTGCTGCGAAGGCAGTCTCGTCATATATTGACCGGCAAAATTAATACCGGATAAAAAATCGGCGCTTTGCCCCAGCTGATACAGAAGCATAAAACGGGAAACAACGCGGGATAGATCCGCTTCGGTATTGATTTTCTGTGACATTTCATACTGAGGAATCGCACTAAATGAGATAAGATGAAAGGAGTCCCCTATGCGTACAAATTTTGAAATGATAGATTGTAGTACACGCTTGTTGATAACCTCGTAATAGGGTAACACGGTACCGGAAGTGTCCATAAGGACGATTACATCGGCTGCATCCTGCCGAGTTGTCTGGGCATTCAATGTAGATGTAATTAAAAAGAAGACCGCTGCGGCAGCGAAAATCCTTATTTTTTTCATTATGTACTCCCCTTTACTGGTATCTAAAAAGAGCCTCTACAACATGGGCAGCTCCAATTTTTGCAAAGGCTCTTTCTTATATTATCGGACATCTCTAAAACCTTGGTTAGTTTTGAGATGCCTTCTCGTATCAACCGGCTGCAGCAGAAATATCAAGGATTTTGTATGTTTTTTCTTCTTCGTTTACTGTAAACGAAAGCGTCTCTCCTACCTTGTGGTTTAACAGGTTGGTACCAAGCGGCGACATATACGATATTACGCCGTTTTCGGGATCCGACTCCCACGGACCGAGGATGGTATAAGTCTCTTTTTCGCTGTTGCCGGGTTTTTCCAATACAACAATGGTACCGAAACCGACCCGTGTTGTGGTAATGGTTGTAGGATCAAATACTTGAGCACGTTCCAGCTCTTCCTGCAAGCGGCTTACCGTGTTGTTAAGTCTATTCTGCTCTTCTTTTGCAGCCTTATATTCGGAGTTTTCACGCAAGTCGCCCAAGGAAAGTGCAAAACCGACTTCTTTCGAGTTACGTGGTATTTCAACTTCAATAAGGCGCTGAAGTTCTTTCTTCTTTTCTTCAAGCATTTTTGACGTTACAATTAAGCCGCGTCCTGTAACCGTTTTTTCCACTTCGTCGAAGAACTTAAAGTTCTTGTATTTTTCAAGGATACGGTTACGCAGCTGCATTTTAATCGGCGGATCCAAGTCCTTAATATCGCTGACGAGTGTATAGAGTCTTGTAACGGCATCTTCATCGTGGTCGAGGATAAAGTTTTCGAGCAAGGCGTCCTTACCAAAGAGAATTGTATGGATCTGCTTGTTGATTTTTCGATTTTCAGTGGTATTCCGCCGGCTTGCAATTTCTCGATACGTTATATCGAGGATGTGAATAAGGACAATAATCTCGTGTTCATAGTCGATATTC from the Treponema medium genome contains:
- a CDS encoding phospho-sugar mutase; its protein translation is MDSNTILTYAKQYMAEETDPAFVKEVEALIAKNDEKELFDRFYRQLEFGTGGLRGIIGGGTNRMNPMVIKKATQGLADYIIETFPEKAKSGTLKAVIAHDSRRYSDVFAEATALIFAANGFTVYLFSALRPTPELSYAIRQLGCDTGVVVTASHNPPQYNGYKAYWNDGAQVIPPHDKGIIDKVNTVKKINMMNRDEAIKNGKLIIIDKEIDEKYWASVKAKLHRGDLIKEMSKSVKIVYTPLHGTGAMHVEKVLGDMGFNIITVPEQRQPDGNFPTVSYPNPEDPAALKMAIELAEKEGADILMATDPDADRFASAVKDSTGKMHLITGNQMGALFTDYLCLTAKEFGVMPAKPAIVRSIVTSHLCDRIAKGYGVESFECLTGFKWICNKADEITKQGYHYIYGFEESYGYNFGMEIRDKDGIAASALCAEMSLYWRKQGKSLLERLDELFIQYGCFCETTINKVFPGAEGVEIMKNMMIKLRTSALKDIAGVKVLTIRDIDQSCSYNPLTPDKKETVHLPVSNVLQYYLEDGTIISVRPSGTEPKIKFYIIHPQPVQGKDVAAAQTKAEQQVKIFAQALDTLV
- a CDS encoding penicillin-binding protein 1A → MRGRTVFLYIYLIIVFTVLAAGSAMLGYLLAETAAVKQSEQFTAFNPDLPTRILDIRGDLITEFSSNEKREIIKFEQIPPALINALLVREDRSFYQHRGFTLKAIFRAVIGKLTHRTLGGGSTITQQIAGLLYCDRTDMSISRKVKELWWAVQMERRYSKDEILELYLNKVYFGGGTYGVSAACRFYFGHSVAEITPAEAAILVIQLSNPAYYNPFEYPNRVQERQGYILDEMVRLGYLTKEERDESYDEYWAHFDYTRTASSAWFNREDKARWFSEYVRRQLETMMYGTMDFYSDGYIVHTTCDLRHQAAAEKEMGDYIRIANSRVRNTRSHRFAQSELYSNITALVSLAFNIPALHIDSERVQAKTLSYYRSNLNPIVDMSAMLFGLNNLKITGTKSTAKVQDELARKTVEGTLICLENNTGYITALVGGSKFDESNQMIRATQGRVQPGSSFKPLLYSAAFDTKLITPATVLEDTPQVFQNQSGVPYIPNNYAGHWQGTVLAWRALAKSLNIPAIKVLDTIGFDAAITRSAALLGITDPDEIDRTFPRLYPLALGVISVAPVQMAKAFAVFANQGRRVDPIAIRTVENRNGTIVMDPERDLRLDQRRRGNAMQVISPQNAYLMTSVLKRTVTEGTLAYASSSGSKFRYKDKKTGKYFSMPVAGKTGTTQNWSDAWTIGFSPYYTAAVWFGYDKGGQSLGLDNTGATLAGPPWANFMKAIHEDMPYRDFIRPETGLTAVSVCSKSGMLQTPYCNEGTVSLYFLSGTEPTEACTYHEANNVLLEIAKDRLRKSNYSTGQAPVDIIKTDVLIDPRIFEDPEPSKQRRRGNTSYTTDSSITGDLTVPSSSDSIFESNPYLRSGEDETSENQSSTLTPQQEQNAAIQQGQTSGTSGVGNTLQPPIPQTHLETIDEGTPLPSFPPLETAPSGAESETQEQDNGTIQDEGINPWL
- a CDS encoding deoxycytidylate deaminase — encoded protein: MSEQPYVRPTWDEYFMEVCRAIAKRATCDRGRSGCVIARDNQLLVTGYVGAPRGLPHCDDVGHQFKKVQHEDGSISQHCVRTVHAEQNAICQAAKRGISIDGATLYCKMTPCRTCAMLIINCGIKRVIAEKRYHDSADSIEMFKQAGVTLEHLNDTIEEYQGQ
- a CDS encoding exodeoxyribonuclease III: MTSIISWNVNGIRAAQKKGFLEWLYTENPDILCLQETKARKEQLTSELINPVWKEGVYKTYWQAAKKPGYSGTAVFCKKEPLNIRTMNISAFDDEGRVLVADFETVSVISAYFPNSQEGGARLGYKLDFCAAMLEFCNALQKEGRHIVLCGDYNIAHTPIDLANPKANEQNPGYLPEERAWMDTFTQAGYTDTFRHFCAEPHQYTWWSYRFHAREKNIGWRIDYHCVDNAFLPNICESSIKADVLGSDHCPIKLVYKE
- a CDS encoding DNA-deoxyinosine glycosylase, which codes for MTERIVHPFPPVYNSKSRILILGSFPSAASRMQEFYYGHPRNRFWPLLAALLDEAEPHSIKEKREMLLRHHIALYDAVTACTITGSADASIQSIIPADLSSIFQEAPIQAVFANGTKAYEVCIKHIGISAIKLPSTSPANARFSFAELLAAWKQILPEAGRIH
- a CDS encoding vWA domain-containing protein, whose translation is MKKIRIFAAAAVFFLITSTLNAQTTRQDAADVIVLMDTSGTVLPYYEVINKRVLQSIISKFVRIGDSFHLISFSAIPQYEMSQKINTEADLSRVVSRFMLLYQLGQSADFLSGINFAGQYMTRLPSQQEKILIVISDGIFNPPASSPYRDYTGEQVKTELAKISASIRAHGWKVYYVKLPFPSDAVIKDLDGAFYAGKLDATGSLDRSGVDSAVSSSGAASGSTGSTSNGQKGYASDIGTNAQNKATGRTDSPAAASSGSNTVQGVTDSFATADSNSTTGNTIDAQNQAGTTDSSNMAGQNAVSATGGQGTGTGSDSAGQGAKEYTDVSQAFTENLGIEPSSLPEEGEVEFNDTAFPIPHIIFPERIETSGNTAELPLTIINEATEPVEIQLQSVSLTTGSETQKQQLENIIVRIPPEGKSELTIRIALPDSLRREGKHRTDIRLDLAQQDKSFSQAAAVLLTVKPTFMQSLLQGNLLWILLAALVFILILLLIIFILRRRASEPVKYAARMVGQQSDLRQQSNTVQQTDFNRNQREALTASQTKYYPEQLGNKTDPRDTLNTFGSQTAAATAATKTETAAQFDHLAQERSRAAEGRFALLNSAETHLNRRPGLNHGYYSGRVSTKPSQSGMTELFVYNQTTLIGKRNIHVMKSGTRLSIGGSKSDDFLIFLVPFPANLAQVQYDGNDYRVSILKPEYFPYETSNTIYPCIGRDITAVSKKGYHVTFTFRGYEDPMIRLNTLLTSINYTEDR